The Acidicapsa ligni DNA window AACGGCAAAGAAGTTACGCCGATCATGGGAAGTTACGGAATTGGCATTGAGCGCATTTTGACTGCAGCAATTGAGCAATCCAACGATGCGAATGGATTCTGGCTGCCTGCGAATATTGCTCCGTTCGCGGTGGTAGTGACGGTGACAAATGTTACCGACACGCTTCTAAGAGATACGGGCGAGAAGCTGGCGGCAGATCTCGAAGCGGCGGGTATCGATGTGTTGCTGGATGATCGGGATGAGCGGGCCGGTGTGAAGTTCAAGGATGCGGATCTGATTGGTATTCCGTATCGCGTGAATGTCGGCAAGAAGACAGCCGAGGGCAAAGTGGAGGTGGTGAATCGCGCTGTTCCGGGCAGTGTTGACGTGGAGATCCACGAGCTTGTGATTCATCTCAAGGCATTGCTGCAGGACGCGTAGAAACAAGCGAATCGAGTGGGCCGAGGAGGCCTGTGCAATGGCTCTAAAAATCCGGCTTCCACAATCGAGTAGAAAACAGGGATTGCGCAGCTTGCTGCTGCGAATCGTTGTTGTCGGCGTTGCGGTGGTGGCGATCGTTGTTTGTGTTGTGGGCGGCTATTACTACTACCGCTATCAAGGCATTGTGGATGAGCGGCTGAAGCATCCGCTGTTTGCGACGACGGCGAAGATTTATGCTGCTCCGCGTGAGATTCGCCCGGGGCAGAAGCTCACGATTACTTCGATTGCAAATGAGCTGCGTGCAGCGGGCTACACGACGGATGGCGCGTCCAAATCGTCGCCGCTTGGTTCGTACGATGAGGGTGGATCGAGCGTTTCTGTACACCCTGGGCCGCAGAGTTATCACTCGCAGGATGGCGCGACGATTCACTTCAGCGATGGCAAGGTCGAATCGCTGATTGATGACAAGGGGCAGAGCCTTTCGAGCTATGAGCTGGAGCCTCTGCTGATTACCGGATTGAGCGAAGATGCGAACCGCACCAAGCGCAGGCTGCTCACGTTCGATGAGATTCCATCCAACCTGGTGCAGGCAGTGCTGGCGATTGAAGATCGTCGCTTCTTTGAGCACAGCGGCGTCAACTATGGCAGCATGGCTGGCTGGGCGTGGCATGACGTGGTGGGGGATCGCAAGCATCGCGGCGGTGCTTCTACTCTCACGATGCAACTGGCGAAGCTGCTGTTCTTATCGGATAACGGCACGATCAAGTACAAGCTCATTCAGATCATGGTGGCGTTTAATCTTGAACATCGCTTCAACAAGAAGCAGATCTTTGAGATGTATGCGAACCAGATCAATCTTGGCCAGCAAGGCAGCTTTGCAATCGATGGTTTTGGCGAAGCGGCACAGGCTTATTTTGGCAAGGACGTGAAGCAGTTGAGCCTGTCGCAGTGCGCGATGCTGGCGGGCATTATTCAACGGCCGAATTACTTCAATCCATACAGGCATGCGGACCGCGTGATTGAGCGGCGCAACCTGGTGCTGGATTCGATGGTGGAAACGGGCGCGATCACGAAGGAACAGGCCGAACACGCGAAGGCGGAATCTCTGCATCTTTCGCAGCAGAGCGTGGATGCGAGCGAGGCTCCTTACTTTGTGGATCTGGTTCGCGAGCAACTTACTCAGAAGCTGGGTGAGCGGGACTTTAATCGCGAGGGCCTGCATATCTATACGTCGCTTGATCCGGACTTGCAGAGAGCAGCGAGTGCGGCGGTTGACAGCACAGTTCATGAGATTGATGAGCGTGTGGAGCGGCTGCATGCGAGGCGCATGAAGGCCGGTACTGCCAGTGCGAATGATGCTGTTACGTATCCGCAGATTGCGCTGGTGGCGCTTAATCCGCATACGGGACAGGTATTGGCGCTGGTGGGTGGACGCAACTATGGGTTGAGCCAGTTGAATCATGCGGTTGCAAATCGGCCTACTGGTTCTATCTTCAAACCGTTTGTGTATGCGACGGCATTCAATACGGCGGTTGCGGGTACGATGTTGCCGGGACACGATGGATTGTTTTCGCCGATCACGATGTTGAGCGATGAGCAGTCCACATACGAAGTTGGCGATAAGGAATATACACCGCGCAACTTTGAGGGTGAGTATCACGATGAAGTCACGGCGCGCTTTGCGTTGCAGCGGTCGCTGAATAACGCAACGATCAGCCTCGCTTCGCTGGTGGGCTTTGATCAGGTGGCGGCGTTGGCGCGTTCGGCTGGTGTGAGGAGTGCGCGTGGGACGCCTTCGGTGGCGATTGGTTCGTATGCTGCTACTCCGATGGATATGGCCGGAGCTTATACGATTTTTGCCAATGGCGGTCTGCATATCGATCCGTGGCTGCTGGACAGTGTGCGTAGTTCTTCAGGCGATATGATCACGGATTATTCGCCGGTATCGAAGCAGATCTTGGATCCGCGTGTTGCCTATCTGACAACGAGCCTGCTGCAGAATGTGTTGAGTGGTGTGGGCACGGGCGCGGGAGTACGCAGCCGCGGATTCTATGCTCCTGCGGCGGGCAAAACGGGTACGAGCCATGATGCGTGGTTTGCCGGATATACCAGCAATCTGCTGTGCATTGTGTGGGTGGGCAACGACGATTACACGGACATCAAGATCCAGGGTGCGGATGCGGCTGCGCCTATCTGGGGCGAGTTCATGAAGCGTGCGGTGGCGCTGCCACAGTATTCGGACACGCATGACTTCAATGCTCCGGAGGGCGTGCAGATTGTGGCTATCGACAAGACCTCGAATCTGCCTGTCGATAGTACTTGCCCGGACAATAGTTACAACGCGGCGTTCCTCGACGGTACGGTGCCGCAGGATACTTGCGGACACCAGACGGATAAGCGGAATTTTATTCAAAAAATCTTTGGGCTGGGCGACAAGAAACCGTTACAGCCATAGCTCCTCGCATAAACTTGTGAGGACTGAAAAATCTGAAATGGAGTTTGAGATGATCACACTGAAAGATGCAAAGCGCATTATTGAAGCCGCAGAAAAGAAGGCGGTAGAGATTGGCCAGCCGATGAACATTGCTGTTGCCGATGCCGGTGGCAACCTGATTTCACATGCGCGCATGGATGGCGCATGGCTGGGCAGCATCGATATTTCAATCAAGAAGGCTTACACTTCGCGCGCGTTTGATATTGCGACGAAGGACCTGGCGACGCACTCGCAGTCGGGCGGCCAGTTCTTTGGTATTCATGCTTCGAACGATGGCAAGATCATGATCTTTGCCGGCGGGATTCCGCTGAAGGTCGATGGCAAGGTTGTTGGTGCTATCGGTGTGAGTGGTGGTTCGGGCGATCAGGATCATGCTGTGGCTGAGGCTGGGGCTGCTGCGCTGTAGGAACTAGCAATTTTGGTTTTTTGCAGGAATGAGAAAGGAAAGTGGCAAGTCGATTATTTCGATTTGCCACTTTTTCTTTTGGGTAAGACTTCTTCGGATTCAACTGCGGGATTGAGTTCAGGTAGAGGCTGGCAGGTGGGGCACCAGTAGGTGCTTCTTGCGTCGGGGCCTTGTACGATTCGCTGGATCAGCGCTCCGCAATTGCGACAGGGTTTGCCTTTGCGCCTGTAGACCCAGAGGCCTGCGTCGGGATCGGCGTTTTGGGTGGTGCGGCGATGACCGCCTTCGCGGGTGACGATGCGGTCGCTGGAGTCTTCAAGTACATTTGCAGCGAGCAGGCGTTGTGCGGTTGCGATTATCTCCTGTGCCTGTTTGGGAGACAGCCTTCCGACTTTGCAGAATGGGCTTAGCTTGAGCACGAAACAGATCTCGGACTTGAAGACGTTGCCGATGCCTGCCATTACTCCCTGGTTGAGAAGCACGTTGGCGAGCTCTTCGTCGGGATGATCCTGGAGCCTTTGCAGGGCGGCCTTTGCATCAAACGTTGTGCCGAGTACATCGCGGTCGGTATTCGGAATCTTGCGATCTCTGAGGAGCGATTGTGCGGTATGCATTCGCGCTACGGGGACACGAAAGCCGACTGCTACATACTCCGCGGTTTCGATTACGA harbors:
- a CDS encoding Fpg/Nei family DNA glycosylase — its product is MPEGDTIFRTARTLGRALTGKTITRFESSYAQLALANDNNPFAGQTITQAESRGKWLLIHFSSGAILATHMLMSGSWHIYRPGEPWQDRPSNARIVIETAEYVAVGFRVPVARMHTAQSLLRDRKIPNTDRDVLGTTFDAKAALQRLQDHPDEELANVLLNQGVMAGIGNVFKSEICFVLKLSPFCKVGRLSPKQAQEIIATAQRLLAANVLEDSSDRIVTREGGHRRTTQNADPDAGLWVYRRKGKPCRNCGALIQRIVQGPDARSTYWCPTCQPLPELNPAVESEEVLPKRKSGKSK
- a CDS encoding transglycosylase domain-containing protein; the encoded protein is MALKIRLPQSSRKQGLRSLLLRIVVVGVAVVAIVVCVVGGYYYYRYQGIVDERLKHPLFATTAKIYAAPREIRPGQKLTITSIANELRAAGYTTDGASKSSPLGSYDEGGSSVSVHPGPQSYHSQDGATIHFSDGKVESLIDDKGQSLSSYELEPLLITGLSEDANRTKRRLLTFDEIPSNLVQAVLAIEDRRFFEHSGVNYGSMAGWAWHDVVGDRKHRGGASTLTMQLAKLLFLSDNGTIKYKLIQIMVAFNLEHRFNKKQIFEMYANQINLGQQGSFAIDGFGEAAQAYFGKDVKQLSLSQCAMLAGIIQRPNYFNPYRHADRVIERRNLVLDSMVETGAITKEQAEHAKAESLHLSQQSVDASEAPYFVDLVREQLTQKLGERDFNREGLHIYTSLDPDLQRAASAAVDSTVHEIDERVERLHARRMKAGTASANDAVTYPQIALVALNPHTGQVLALVGGRNYGLSQLNHAVANRPTGSIFKPFVYATAFNTAVAGTMLPGHDGLFSPITMLSDEQSTYEVGDKEYTPRNFEGEYHDEVTARFALQRSLNNATISLASLVGFDQVAALARSAGVRSARGTPSVAIGSYAATPMDMAGAYTIFANGGLHIDPWLLDSVRSSSGDMITDYSPVSKQILDPRVAYLTTSLLQNVLSGVGTGAGVRSRGFYAPAAGKTGTSHDAWFAGYTSNLLCIVWVGNDDYTDIKIQGADAAAPIWGEFMKRAVALPQYSDTHDFNAPEGVQIVAIDKTSNLPVDSTCPDNSYNAAFLDGTVPQDTCGHQTDKRNFIQKIFGLGDKKPLQP
- a CDS encoding GlcG/HbpS family heme-binding protein, giving the protein MITLKDAKRIIEAAEKKAVEIGQPMNIAVADAGGNLISHARMDGAWLGSIDISIKKAYTSRAFDIATKDLATHSQSGGQFFGIHASNDGKIMIFAGGIPLKVDGKVVGAIGVSGGSGDQDHAVAEAGAAAL